DNA sequence from the Verrucomicrobiota bacterium genome:
TCGTGGGTTACAAATACCCCATCTCCGAATTTCTCCGAAAAAGTGTGAGACTGAGCCACCAAAGCTGGCGGAACCGAAAGCAAGGTATCCATTGGCCCATTGATGAGAGCAAAGCGAGGTGATGCAAATGAATTTATATTTCAGGCTTTTAAAGAAAGTCAGGGCAGATTAAACCTGAATTGAATCACACCTACCATGAATACAACTACCCCACTCAAATTTACTTTCCTGATAAGCAGCCTTACATTGCTTTTGTGGTCACCACTCAAAGCAGTGCTGCTGGATATGAGCGAGGCGGCACCGGAGGAAATGCTTTGCGTAGGCAACCATTGGACACCCAATGAAGCCAACCTGATGATGAAGGAATTTGCCTCCACCTGGGATAACAAACGTTCCTGGGAAAAACGGGCTGACATGATTCGCCAAGGAATCCTGGAAGGACTCCGCTGGGATCACATGCCGAACATCAAGGGACATTTTAATCCCATTATTCACAGTCGTCGCGAGATGGATGGATACGTGGTCGAGAACATCGCCATTGAGAGTTTCCCCGGCTTCTGGATTACCGGGAATTTATACAGCCCCCTTATACCGAAAGCCAAAAACCCGGCCATCCTCAACCCCCATGGCCATTTGGCCAACAAGCGGTTTACCGACTATATGCAAATACGCTGCGCAGCCTTCGCCCGCATGGGTGCCATCGCGTTTACCTACGACATGGTCGGTTATGCCGAATCCACCCAGACAACCCACAAAATGCCCATCGCGGCTCTGCTTCAGACTTGGAACAGCACTCGCGTCCTGGAATACCTTTTATCCCGACCGGATGTCGACCCGGACCATATCGGTATGACAGGCGGGTCCGGCGGAGGGACACAGACATTTGTTCTGACAGCCATTGATGATCGCATCACTGTGTCCGCACCGGTAGTACAAGTTTCAGCACACTTCTTTGGTGGCTGTGTCTGCGAAAGCGGCATGCCCATCCACAAAAGCAATCAGCACCAAACCAATAACGTAGAATTGGCCGCCATGGCTGCGCCACGCCCGCTACTCCTGGTATCCAACGGAGCTGATTGGACCCGTAACACTCCACGAATTGAATACCCGTATGTCCAAAGCGTTTATGCCCTCTACAATGCGGAGCACAACGTGGAGAATGTACACCTTCCCCTGGAAAGCCACGATTACGGTTTTTCAAAACGTGCTGCGGCCTATGGATTCTTTGCCCACCATCTGGGTCTTGGCAGAAAAGGCATTCCCTACAATGAAGGCTGGGACGAAAGCTTTGTTACGATTTTGTCGACAGATGAGCTACGCGTGTTCAACGACGCACATCCTCGCCCGACCAACATCCTAATGGGCGACGAGGCAGTGATGTCGCATCTGGGTTTTAAATACGAATCTCCAAAATAGTGCTACTATCGCCAGGGGAACTGAATTGATGCCTGCGGGCCGATTTTTGTTACACGTAACTCTTTATTCTAGCGAACTATACACTGCTTCCCGAAGCCGTTTCTGAAAACCTGGACTCACACCTCGGGCGCGACTCATGAAAAGCCCAAACATGTTTTTCTCAGGATCGATCCAGAAGTGAGTGTTATGATAACCGGACCAGCCGTATATGCCTTTGGAAGCACCGACACCATCGATCGCAGGGTTCTCTAAAACGAACAAGGAAAAGCCATAATAAAAACCCAGTTTATTCGTTCCCGCGTACTCTTCGAACGGATATCCTTCTGACCGTTTTTTGGTCATGATTTCAATGCTTTTTGGGGTGATGATTTTCTTCCCCTCCAGGCTGCCACCGTTCAAAAGCATCTGACAGAATTTGGAATAATCCGTAATGGTTGAAACCAATCCTTCACCACCATAGTAGGCGTGATTATCTTCGGCATAGCTCAATTCGTTCAGTTCGAAAGTGAAACCTTTTAAAGTACCAGTATTTATAAACAAAGGCTGAAAACGGTTGGCTCTTTCATCTGCGGTTAAATAAAATTTTGTACTCTTCATCTCAAGTGGATCGAAGATCGTTTTCTTGAGATACTCATAAAAGGTTTCGCCTGTTATCACTTCGACCACCCGACCCAGAATAGCCTGGTTCAGTCCATACAAATACTTTTTTCCCGGTTCAAACGCGAGGGGGACTTTCGCAACATCTTCAACAAAGTCTTTCAGATTGTTGTATTTAATTGTGCTGGTGGTTCCGGTGTGATCTGGAACACCCCGATAAGAATAACCCGATCGATGAGTCATCAGATGAATAATTTTGAGTTCATTGACGCAGTCATAGACACCATCAGGCCCCAGGCACGGGACATCGGCAAACTGCGGAATGTACTTCGACACCGGATCCTCGAAATCTAACAATCCTTTTTCATACAAGGTCATCATCGCAACGATGGTGATTGGCTTGGACATGGACCAAATGGGAAAAATGCTATGCTGCGTTACATCTTTATCGCCAGGTTTTGAGGAGTTTTGTGCATGAAAGTAAACGACCTGCTCATCCTTGAACACCATCGCCACATTGCTACCCGTTTCTTCCTCCTGGATGATGTTTTTCTGAAATTCGGTCAGAGCTTCGAAGTTGGCGTTTAAGACTGCTCCTGAAAGGACAAATAAAATGGTTAGAATTGTTCTCATATTGAATTCGCCAGGTTTGTGAATGAATTGGTTATTTTGATCGGAACCGCTCATCCTGCGTAATGTGATAGTCCGATTCCAGGAGCAAAACTCGGATGAAATACTCGGTGCTCGCCAAGGTCATGACAACTATTATTGTCAGTCACAATATGATGAATCGATTTCTTGCTCTCGTAATTGCACTGACCATTTTCTCGACCAGACCAGTCGCTGCAATTGACCCCCACATCCCCTCCCACTGGACTGAAGGCTGGGTCGTAGCAAACAATATTCGCATGCACTATTGGCGCACCGGCGGAGAGAAGCCTCCCTTAATGATGCTGCATGGTTACTCGGACGATGGTCTTTGTTGGACGGCCATAGCCAAAGAACTTGAGCACAAATACGATATCATTCTTCCTGATGCACGTGGATTCGGATTAACCGATCCGCCTTCACAGTCTGAACCTGCGGACATTCAGGTTGAAGATCTTTCCAACTTGATCAAAGCGTTAAAACTTCAAAAGCCGATCCTTATGGGTCACTCGATGGGTAGCTCATCCGTAGCTTGGTTTTCAGCCCGCCACCCCGAAATCCCAAAGGCCTCAATTCTTGTAGACCCTCGACTCGTATCCAGTCCGACAACAGAACCGACAGACCGAAATGCAGGCGTCGAGAAAAGAGTAGCTGACATTCTTGCACGCAACAACACCAGCTATGAAGCATTGTTCGATGGTCAAAAAGCACGCAACCCACATTTCAGTTTTCTAGAGCTCCATTTCTGGGCATTATCGAAACAGCTTTACCATCCGAACACGGCTTACCGAAGTCCCGACGATAGACCAAGCATGAGCGAACTCTTTGCCAAAACGAACTGCCCTACCCTAATATTAAAAGCGGATGACCAAGGGGAGCTGAGAGAGAAAAATAAAGAAGTAGCCGCACTCCTCAAAGAAGGTCAGCTCGTTCATGTCAAAGATGCAGGCCACAGTGTTCACCGCGATCAACCAAAACTATTTCTCGATGCTTTAAACAGCTTCCTCGACAAAATCTAACTTCCACGTTTCAATCCCAATTTCTAAAATTCCAGTTTCTCACCTTTACATAATATGATGAATCGTCGCAAATTTCTCGCCGCATCCGCTATCGCAGGAGCCGGTTCGGCTTCTCTACTCCACGGGAAAGCTCACAAGGCCAGTGAACAACGCTTCCACGAACTCATTCGTTTCGAAGTGCTGAACAATGCCAAACGAGGCAGACTGGAAAAATTCCTGGGCGATGTTGTTATTCCTGGCCTGAATAAACTGGGTTGTAGCCCCATTGGCGTATTCAGGCCCAAGTATGGAGCACATGGCGAGGAGGTCTATATGCTGGTGCCGCACGCTAATATTGAATCATTCTTAACGGTGTGGGATAAACTGGTGGATACCCCTGAATATCAAGCGGCGGCGGACACGGAAATGTCCGACCCTCTTTACGATCGAATGGAATCCTCTCTAATGAAAGCCTTCTCTGGAATGACTGAAGTAGAAGTGCCTACTGCGATCGTCGGACACAAAGATCGAATATTTGAGATGCGGACTTACGAAAGCCACAACCGTATGAAAGGTATCCGTAAAATGGAGATGTTTAACAAAGGTGGAGAAATCCAGATCTTCCGCGATACGGGTCTTCATCCAGTGTTTTTCGGTCAAACCGTAGCTGGCCCGCTTATGCCAAACCTCGTTTATATGCTCGCGTTTACCGATATGGTACAACGAGACAAACATTGGCAGCAATTCTCCAGCAGTCCTGATTGGGCGGAGCTCAGAAAAGATACCCGCTACAAAGACACAGTATCCACCATCACCGATGTGATCTTGTCAGCGTCTTCCATTTCGCAAATCTAAAGATTTTTTGAAGACAAGGCGACGCCCTTAACCGATGCTTCAGAAGTTAGTAAACTTCAGAGCCAGCTTTCCTGTTTGCCTGCTTCATTTTAATCAAAACTCGGGCGATCCGTTCTTCGAGTTGATCCGCAAATTCCGGCATTTTCCCAAAGGCCAGTCTCTCTGCTTTACGATAGGAATTAAGAGCCATAATAAATTCGTTCGTTTCTTCGTAAATAGTTCCCTGAGAATGGTAAGCTCCAATAGCGCTGTCGGGCAGTTGGATTAAAATGCGTTCTGTTATAGCTAGAGCCATATCAAATTTCTCCTGCTGCCTGTAAATATTGATCAGAGTTATATAGGCATGAACGCTTTCAACTTTCAGTTGTGTAGCTGCATCGAGATCTCGAATGGCGTGGTCAATTTTATTTAACCCATAAAAGCTCATTCCTCTTTGATAGAAAGCATCCGCATACCTGGGATATTCAGCAATCGCTTCAGTGAGATAAACACTCGCATCAGCAAGGAAACCCGCCTGGTTTTGCTTAACTCCCAAATCATACAATTCCTTTGCTTTTTCATACTTCCCAAAGACAGAACTGCTTAACAATAAAAGGATGCCTATAATTTGGATTTTCATTTCAACCTTAGTGATGGATTCATTTTGCAGGAATCACCCAATAGGTTGGATGAGCTTGCAGCGAGGCACTATCTAGCCTGAGAGATCCCACTTACACAAGAGCAATGCCCTCAGTTATAGTAAAACAAACGTACAATAGAGGACGTTTAGACCGTGGCTCAGGAAAGAGCAGTTCAACTAAGCGAACAATGCAGAAACACGCTCAGCCTTCACCAACTCGCGTGGCTGATTGAGGTGATTGTGCACAATGGTCGCCGGATCAATTCCCATGGCATGGTAAACGGTGGCTAATATTTCGGTTGGATGAACCGGATCTTCTGTCGGAGCCGATCCTGTTTTGTCGGATTTGCCATGAACGTATCCGCGCTTGATTCCTGCGCCGCCGATAACGCTGGTATAACAGTAAGGCCAATGATCACGACCATCGGAACTGTTCGTGTTGCCTGACGTTGAAACTCCTTTTTCCGGACTGCGTCCAAATTCACCTATGGCGACTACCAGTGTTTCATCCAGTAACCCTCGATCATCCAGGTCCTCAAAGAGTGCGCTAAGACCTTGGTCAAGCATGGGCCCCGATTGGCTCTTCATGCGTTTACTCAGGCCAACATGATGATCCCAACTATGGTTATCGGAATTGGCAACTTTGGGCCAAATAACCTCGACCACTTTCGTTCCAGCCTCAACCAGACGTCGTGCAAGAAGACAACTTTGACCGAAAGTGTTGCGGCCGTAGCGATCGCGCATTTTTTCGGGTTCGGCCCCGATGTCGAATGCGTCTCGAGCGCGGCCACTGACGAGTAGATTCAAAGCCTGTGAATAAAATTCGTCGATGTTATATTCTTCAACCGCTTTATCGATGAGTGGCATCTGCGCATTGATTGCCTCGCGTAAGTTTGCACGACGACGAAGTCTCGCTGAGAATACGTCCGGACGCAGTTGAAGGTCATCAACCTTAATCCCATCCATCTTATCCAGCATCATGTCATCTCCTTCCGGGAAGAGATAATATGGATCGTAAGCTTTTCCAAGGAACCCGGCGGTGCCTCCCTTGTTTACAACATTGGATTCCTGAAGCGGACGAGGAAGCATAACAAACGGAAGCATGGGTTCATCCGTTGGTTTAAGGCGTGTAATGTTCGACCCGAAGTTGGGGAAATCTTTAGGAGAAGGAGGCTCCAGCTGACCGGAAGGACTGACCTTATCGGTCGTATAACCGGTCATGATCTGGTAGATAGCGGCAGTATGATTAAACAACCCATCGGGCGTGTAACTCATCGAACGAATCATAGTGAACTTGTCATTCACCTTAGCCAGATTGGGAAGGATGTCCGTAAACTGAACACCCGGAATTTTGGTGGAAATATTATTAAACTCGGACCGCACATTGTCCGGCACGGAATCACGCTGTTTCGGGTCCCATAGGTCGAGATGACTGGGACCACCCTGGAGGTAAACCATGATAACCGACTTCGCTTTGCCCCAACCGGGTCCCCCGGAGAATGCGCTGCCAGTAGATGTGGATTGCGCACGAAGAATATTGTTGAGCGTCATGCCGAGCATGCCTGCCCCACCCACTCGAAGGAAGTCGCGGCGGTTTATTCCGAGATGTGAATCGCAGAGATCTTTTCCTTTTGGTCCTGGTATTCTGAACATGGTGTTATCCTGGTTTAATGATTGAAAATGAATGCCGAATTATTGATCAGTGCCCAGGCAAGGTCCTGGGCTGCGGTTAGTCGACGATTGCCATTCTGCTGAACGGAATACAGCACATCGCTACGCATTTGAACGAGAGCCGGGGCGTCGGGAACCGGACGTTCGGCCCACCCAAGTGCCATCTTGAGCGATTCCATCTTTTCGTCGACTGGGAACGGGTTTTGCGCTTTTACCCATTCAAATCGTTTGGCCAGGTAGTCGGGATCCTGATACTTATACCATTCGTTGATTGTGGAAATTTCGTCTTCCTGTCTAAGTTCCGGCGCTTTGCCAAGGATGGCTGATATACCTGACGGTAAACCTAAATTCAGAGGGTCGGTTGAGTCGGTTGTAAAGATGCGAAACTTTCCAATTGGAAATTCACCGTCAGAATAACGACAGTCAATGGTGACAGTTAAAAGGAGACCTTCTTCGTCTACGACCAGTGGCTGATCCAGTTTCAGACGAATCCAATGGGGACGTCGTTCCTGCCCTCCGATAGCCCAGGCCTTGTCGTTTCGTTCCCGATCGCCGTTGATGACGTTTTTTGCAACAAATCCTTCTTCAGTATAGTCGGCAGTAACATCAACAAACTTTAAAGCGGTACCTTTCGCAGCTTCCGGATCCTTTCGATAATCGACACTCATTTCAGACAGAACAAAATTTCCGCTTTCATTGAGACCAGGTCCAAAGCCCGGTAACGAATCATCTACCAAAGCTTCCAGCATGAACCCGCTGATCGTTTTATCCTTAACAGGAATGGTTAACGTATAATCGATATTTTTCCCAATTTCTCCTGAAGCCAGAAGGGAGGCATCTTTATTGATCGTGAGCTTGATACCTTTAGGATTCGCTTCGGCCTTCTCGGGGACTAATGGATCCCATCGTGTCAAAAACCGATCGTCGGTCAGCGCGTCGAATGCAGTGGCTTGGTTGGATGGCAATTGATTATACTCAAAGTCGGCCAAGGATTTTTCAGTGATCGCAATCTGTTTGTTCCGCTCTTTTTTCGCTGTGGCTTTTTTCGCTGTGTACTCCGGCGTATACTCATCCACATCGAATTGCGCGTGACTAATATTTTGAAAACGTTGAGCATCCAATGCGGCCTTTCGATACACCCAATCTCTTTCCATTTCAGCGAGTTGATCAACCAGGGTAATGTGGTCATCTTCAATGAGGCTCCAATTGTTTTGAACCACCTCTATCTCCGTTTCGCTGGGATTTCGGTTCAGCACACGCAGGTATAATTTATCGATCAGCTGTCGATCGTCAGGCTCCGTTTTTACCAATTTTGAAATCGCGTTCCTTGGATCGCCAACTGCCTCTGCAATAGAGGGACCGCTCAGAAGAGACATGACTGCCCCGAGCTGGACGTCGTTTTGGCGGTCACACTCACAGGCCGACTCGCGGGACGGACGTCCCAGGGTGGCGAGAAATCCGCTTTGAGTATCAAGCTGGGCATCGGCAAGCTGCGCGGCCCGCATACCCGGCTTGGCTCCTGGAATGTTGGGTGTGGCACCGGTTACTGAGTAGACAGCATCAAAGATAACTTCGGCAGGAAGTCGACGAGCTTTACCGTGGGAGTAATTGATCTCATCGTCCTCGTTAAATGAATTTGTGCGGAAGGAAAGCTGGTAGATGCGTGAGTTACAAATCTCGCTTATCAACGCGCGAACATTGAATCCGGAATCTATTAAAAACCCGGTCAGGTAATTTAGTAACTCGGGATTAGTGGGTGGGTTTCCTGCGCGAATGTCGTCTATGGGTTCGATGATACCCGTGCCGGTAAGGTAACCCCAAATTCGGTTGGCATAACTCTTGGCAAAAAATTGATTGTCTTCCGCAGTTATCCACGCAGCTAACTGCTCCCGACGCGAGGGTTCCCAGGATTTTTTATCACCCAAAGCATTGGTAGAAATAGTCTTGGGGGTAGCTGGAAACGGGAAGGTGGGTTCGGCGATTTCTCCGGTGACAATGTTGGTAACACTACCTTTCAAAATATCCGAAATTACTTCATAGAGCGGTGTTGCATTATCGACGGCGCTTCCGCCGATATCCTCTTTTGCCGCATTCTTTTTATCACGGTCCAATCCGATCTGCGAAAAGAAAGCTGCGGTCTGATAATAATTATCCACATTCCATTTCTCAAATGGGTGGTCGTGGCATTTGTTGCAATTGAAGCGCGTTGCTAGAAAAAGGTGAGTGGTATTTTCAACCAACTCTTCAGGTGTGCGAAGGATCTTGTAGTAGGAGGCCGGTGGATTTTCTTTAT
Encoded proteins:
- a CDS encoding NIPSNAP family protein; protein product: MMNRRKFLAASAIAGAGSASLLHGKAHKASEQRFHELIRFEVLNNAKRGRLEKFLGDVVIPGLNKLGCSPIGVFRPKYGAHGEEVYMLVPHANIESFLTVWDKLVDTPEYQAAADTEMSDPLYDRMESSLMKAFSGMTEVEVPTAIVGHKDRIFEMRTYESHNRMKGIRKMEMFNKGGEIQIFRDTGLHPVFFGQTVAGPLMPNLVYMLAFTDMVQRDKHWQQFSSSPDWAELRKDTRYKDTVSTITDVILSASSISQI
- a CDS encoding serine hydrolase, coding for MRTILTILFVLSGAVLNANFEALTEFQKNIIQEEETGSNVAMVFKDEQVVYFHAQNSSKPGDKDVTQHSIFPIWSMSKPITIVAMMTLYEKGLLDFEDPVSKYIPQFADVPCLGPDGVYDCVNELKIIHLMTHRSGYSYRGVPDHTGTTSTIKYNNLKDFVEDVAKVPLAFEPGKKYLYGLNQAILGRVVEVITGETFYEYLKKTIFDPLEMKSTKFYLTADERANRFQPLFINTGTLKGFTFELNELSYAEDNHAYYGGEGLVSTITDYSKFCQMLLNGGSLEGKKIITPKSIEIMTKKRSEGYPFEEYAGTNKLGFYYGFSLFVLENPAIDGVGASKGIYGWSGYHNTHFWIDPEKNMFGLFMSRARGVSPGFQKRLREAVYSSLE
- a CDS encoding acetylxylan esterase, with the translated sequence MNTTTPLKFTFLISSLTLLLWSPLKAVLLDMSEAAPEEMLCVGNHWTPNEANLMMKEFASTWDNKRSWEKRADMIRQGILEGLRWDHMPNIKGHFNPIIHSRREMDGYVVENIAIESFPGFWITGNLYSPLIPKAKNPAILNPHGHLANKRFTDYMQIRCAAFARMGAIAFTYDMVGYAESTQTTHKMPIAALLQTWNSTRVLEYLLSRPDVDPDHIGMTGGSGGGTQTFVLTAIDDRITVSAPVVQVSAHFFGGCVCESGMPIHKSNQHQTNNVELAAMAAPRPLLLVSNGADWTRNTPRIEYPYVQSVYALYNAEHNVENVHLPLESHDYGFSKRAAAYGFFAHHLGLGRKGIPYNEGWDESFVTILSTDELRVFNDAHPRPTNILMGDEAVMSHLGFKYESPK
- a CDS encoding DUF1501 domain-containing protein translates to MFRIPGPKGKDLCDSHLGINRRDFLRVGGAGMLGMTLNNILRAQSTSTGSAFSGGPGWGKAKSVIMVYLQGGPSHLDLWDPKQRDSVPDNVRSEFNNISTKIPGVQFTDILPNLAKVNDKFTMIRSMSYTPDGLFNHTAAIYQIMTGYTTDKVSPSGQLEPPSPKDFPNFGSNITRLKPTDEPMLPFVMLPRPLQESNVVNKGGTAGFLGKAYDPYYLFPEGDDMMLDKMDGIKVDDLQLRPDVFSARLRRRANLREAINAQMPLIDKAVEEYNIDEFYSQALNLLVSGRARDAFDIGAEPEKMRDRYGRNTFGQSCLLARRLVEAGTKVVEVIWPKVANSDNHSWDHHVGLSKRMKSQSGPMLDQGLSALFEDLDDRGLLDETLVVAIGEFGRSPEKGVSTSGNTNSSDGRDHWPYCYTSVIGGAGIKRGYVHGKSDKTGSAPTEDPVHPTEILATVYHAMGIDPATIVHNHLNQPRELVKAERVSALFA
- a CDS encoding alpha/beta hydrolase, whose product is MKYSVLAKVMTTIIVSHNMMNRFLALVIALTIFSTRPVAAIDPHIPSHWTEGWVVANNIRMHYWRTGGEKPPLMMLHGYSDDGLCWTAIAKELEHKYDIILPDARGFGLTDPPSQSEPADIQVEDLSNLIKALKLQKPILMGHSMGSSSVAWFSARHPEIPKASILVDPRLVSSPTTEPTDRNAGVEKRVADILARNNTSYEALFDGQKARNPHFSFLELHFWALSKQLYHPNTAYRSPDDRPSMSELFAKTNCPTLILKADDQGELREKNKEVAALLKEGQLVHVKDAGHSVHRDQPKLFLDALNSFLDKI